The following proteins are co-located in the Acidobacteriota bacterium genome:
- the motA gene encoding flagellar motor stator protein MotA, whose amino-acid sequence MLVPVGFLVVIAGVAGGYLWEGGSLHLLNQPAEFVIIGGAALGVLVIGTPMAVLHELSHQLKRMLTAPPTRKEYADLLVMLYQLFRVAQSTGVMALEPHLDNPAESSVFSKYPKFLARKSAVSFLSDSARVIIVGGISPHDFESLMYEDLELRQHEQLLPADTLTKVGDALPGLGIVAAVLGVVITMQAIDGPVTEIGHKVGAALVGTFLGILLSYGFVQPLAANLEHRVKEELHMEQAIKAALLATHKGFAPAIAVEFARRVVPDEVRPTFEETEQLCREARSSDAHAAAA is encoded by the coding sequence CGGGTTCCTCGTTGTCATCGCTGGCGTCGCAGGCGGCTACTTGTGGGAGGGCGGGTCGCTGCACCTGCTCAACCAGCCGGCCGAGTTCGTCATCATCGGCGGCGCCGCGCTGGGCGTGCTCGTGATCGGCACGCCGATGGCGGTGCTCCACGAGCTCAGCCATCAGCTCAAGCGGATGCTCACGGCGCCGCCCACGCGCAAGGAGTACGCGGATCTGCTCGTCATGCTCTACCAGCTCTTCCGGGTGGCGCAGTCCACCGGGGTGATGGCGCTCGAGCCGCATCTCGACAACCCCGCCGAGAGCTCGGTCTTCTCGAAGTACCCGAAGTTCCTGGCCCGCAAGAGCGCGGTGTCGTTCCTCTCCGACTCGGCGCGCGTCATCATCGTGGGCGGCATCTCGCCGCACGACTTCGAGAGCCTGATGTACGAGGATCTCGAGCTGCGGCAGCACGAGCAACTGCTGCCGGCCGACACGCTGACGAAGGTCGGCGACGCGCTGCCCGGCCTCGGCATCGTCGCGGCCGTGCTGGGCGTCGTCATCACGATGCAGGCGATCGACGGGCCGGTCACCGAGATCGGACACAAGGTCGGCGCCGCGCTGGTCGGCACGTTCCTCGGCATCCTCCTGTCGTACGGCTTCGTGCAGCCGCTCGCCGCGAACCTCGAGCATCGCGTCAAAGAGGAGCTGCACATGGAGCAGGCGATCAAGGCGGCGCTGCTGGCCACGCACAAGGGCTTCGCGCCGGCCATCGCCGTGGAGTTCGCGCGGCGGGTCGTGCCGGACGAAGTGCGGCCGACGTTCGAGGAGACCGAGCAGTTGTGCCGCGAGGCCCGCTCCTCCGATGCGCACGCGGCGGCCGCCTAG
- a CDS encoding OmpA family protein — MKAAAQPIIVVRRKKAAHKHHGGAWKVAYADFVTAMMAFFLVMWLAAQDSRIRSAVAGYFQQPGLLPHEQSNGIMESGRGGIDAQGAGVLQRMPSGTVEAEQAALTSAAEHIRTVLGTGEFTALREQIELSVTAEGLRIELVERNGSSFFDSGSAVLRGESVRILSIIAHEIGGLPNDVVIEGHTDSAPYTRGEKYGNWELSADRANAARRVMETQGLHAGQTKAVRGFADTDLRFKDQPLDARNRRVSIVVRSQVAAALETAVREGQTPAPPPVKERTVFDPPASAGR; from the coding sequence ATGAAAGCCGCCGCGCAGCCCATCATCGTCGTTCGCCGCAAGAAGGCCGCGCACAAACATCATGGCGGCGCGTGGAAGGTCGCCTACGCCGACTTCGTCACGGCGATGATGGCGTTCTTCCTCGTCATGTGGCTGGCCGCGCAGGACAGCCGGATCCGGTCGGCCGTCGCCGGGTACTTCCAGCAGCCCGGGCTGCTGCCGCACGAGCAGTCGAACGGCATCATGGAGAGCGGCCGCGGCGGCATCGACGCGCAGGGCGCCGGCGTGCTCCAGCGGATGCCGTCCGGCACGGTGGAGGCCGAGCAGGCCGCGCTGACGTCGGCCGCCGAGCACATCCGCACCGTGCTGGGCACGGGGGAGTTCACCGCGCTGCGCGAGCAGATCGAGCTGTCGGTCACGGCCGAAGGGCTGCGCATCGAGCTCGTCGAACGCAACGGATCCAGCTTCTTCGACAGCGGGAGCGCGGTGCTCCGCGGGGAGAGCGTCAGGATCCTCTCGATCATCGCGCACGAGATCGGCGGGCTGCCGAACGACGTGGTGATCGAAGGGCATACCGACAGCGCGCCCTACACGCGCGGCGAGAAGTACGGCAACTGGGAACTGTCGGCCGATCGCGCGAACGCGGCGAGACGGGTCATGGAAACGCAGGGGCTCCACGCCGGCCAGACCAAGGCCGTGCGCGGCTTCGCCGACACGGACCTTCGGTTCAAGGACCAGCCGCTCGACGCGCGCAACCGCCGGGTCTCGATCGTCGTCCGCAGCCAGGTCGCGGCCGCGCTCGAGACCGCCGTGCGCGAAGGACAGACGCCGGCCCCGCCGCCCGTCAAGGAGCGGACGGTCTTCGATCCGCCTGCGTCCGCAGGGCGGTGA
- a CDS encoding GGDEF domain-containing protein encodes MGALVELDLRKPVDSSDSGVSVWKSLAQNVLRLVIDGTVVSDNKDTAALRSELAAFRETFSRHLHPQEERAAAAECVKTCERYLHSLDHDRKTRESELMDMVAILREAAARMLGDSSDFNSRLESSADRFRMMTRLEDIRDLKSQLTFEVDALNRLVEEKKQRDTETLTNLSKRVVVLEADLMKAEAEASTDALTRLANRGAFDRTLAELVERCHKDETPLALAMVDVDHFKQINDTHGHPIGDRVLFCTADWLRNSVRSSDFVARYGGEEFAVILKGADLRQAETRLTQVLREIASRSYEYEVDGDARSVRFTVSCGVTQLTANDSAAVLIQRADQALYEAKQKGRNRVVARKPSRFARLLSMK; translated from the coding sequence GTGGGTGCCCTCGTAGAGCTCGATCTGCGCAAGCCAGTCGACAGTTCCGACAGCGGCGTATCGGTTTGGAAATCGCTCGCCCAGAACGTGCTCAGGCTCGTCATCGACGGCACGGTCGTGTCCGACAACAAGGACACGGCCGCGCTGCGCAGCGAGCTCGCGGCGTTCCGGGAGACGTTCTCGCGACACCTTCACCCCCAGGAGGAACGCGCCGCCGCCGCCGAGTGCGTGAAGACCTGCGAGCGGTACCTCCACTCGCTGGATCACGACCGGAAGACGCGGGAATCAGAGCTCATGGACATGGTGGCCATCCTCCGGGAAGCCGCCGCCCGGATGCTCGGGGACTCGTCCGATTTTAATTCCAGGCTGGAATCGAGCGCCGACCGGTTCCGCATGATGACGCGGCTCGAGGACATCCGCGACCTCAAGAGCCAGCTCACCTTCGAGGTGGACGCCCTCAACCGTCTCGTCGAGGAGAAGAAGCAGCGCGACACCGAAACCCTGACGAACCTGTCGAAGCGCGTCGTCGTGCTGGAAGCGGACCTCATGAAAGCCGAGGCCGAGGCGTCGACCGACGCGCTGACGCGGCTCGCCAATCGCGGCGCGTTCGATCGCACGCTGGCCGAGCTAGTGGAGCGCTGCCACAAGGACGAGACGCCGCTCGCGCTCGCCATGGTCGACGTGGATCACTTCAAGCAGATCAACGATACGCACGGACATCCGATCGGCGATCGGGTGCTGTTCTGCACGGCCGACTGGCTGCGCAACAGCGTGCGCAGCAGCGACTTCGTCGCCCGCTACGGCGGCGAGGAGTTCGCCGTCATCCTCAAGGGCGCCGATCTGCGGCAGGCCGAGACGCGGCTGACCCAGGTCCTGCGGGAGATCGCGTCCAGAAGCTACGAGTACGAGGTCGACGGCGACGCGCGCTCGGTGCGGTTCACCGTCAGTTGCGGCGTCACGCAGCTCACCGCCAACGACTCGGCCGCCGTGCTGATCCAGCGCGCCGATCAGGCCCTCTACGAGGCCAAGCAGAAGGGGCGCAACCGCGTCGTCGCCCGCAAACCGTCCCGGTTCGCGCGGCTCCTGTCGATGAAGTAG